AGCCGGTCGCCGGCCGCCACGTTCACCGAGCCCATCGTCGGCGGCGCGTCCGCGCCCTGCACCGCACGGGTCACCAGCGACCGCTGCGGATGGTGCCGGGCCTGCTCCCGGGTCAACGTGCCCTGGTCGACGAGCGCCTGCACGAACGTGTCGTCCCGGGTCAACTGCCGCAGCCGGCCCTCCCGCAGCAGATAGCAGCGCGAGTCGCCGACCTGCGCCAACACCAGCGTGTCCCCGGCGAGCAGGGCCGCCGTGAGCGTCGTGCCCATGCCGTCCCGGGCGGGCTCGGCGGCGATCGCCGCGTGAATACGTTGGTTGGCGGTGCTCACCACGGCCCGTAGCGAGTCGGTGGCGGCGTCCGGTGCGGTGGGCGGGATCAACTCGTCCAGGATCCGGATGACGATCTCGCTGGCGACCTCACCGGCGGGCAGCCCACCCATGCCGTCGGCCACCGCGACGAGGCGCTCACCAGCGAGCGCGGAGTCCTCGTTGTTGGTGCGGACCAGGCCGATGTCGTTGAGGATGGCCGAGCGGAGGATCAGCGTCATGGGTCAAGCTTGCCAAGAACACCCTTCCCGCGTCTCTACGCACTACTGCGTAGGGTTGAGGAATGTTGCCGATGTCCATGGTCGGGCGCGCCGACGAGCTGGCTGAGCTGGGCCGAGTGTGGTCCACCGTGGCTGGTCGGAGGCGTCGAACACCGGCCGTCGTGGTCGTCACCGGCGGCGCGGGCGTCGGCAAGAGCCTGTTGGTCGCCGCCGCGCTGGACGAACTCACCCCACGACCGGCGATGGTGCTCAGCGGCGCCGCCCGGGTGCACAGTCCGGCACCGTACGACTGGCTGGCCGCCGTGCTCAGCGGACGCGACCCCGACCGGCTCGACCTGCCGGCCGACACCGTGCCGCCGGACGCGCTGGCCTGGCTCGCCCAACAACCCACCGCGCCACGCGAGCGCTACGCCCCCGGCACGCTGCTGCGCCTCGCCGTACGTGCCGTCCGGGCGCTGGTCGGCACCGGCCCGGCCGTCCTCGTGGTCGAGGATCTGCACGCGCTCGACCCG
Above is a window of Verrucosispora sp. NA02020 DNA encoding:
- a CDS encoding PP2C family serine/threonine-protein phosphatase is translated as MTLILRSAILNDIGLVRTNNEDSALAGERLVAVADGMGGLPAGEVASEIVIRILDELIPPTAPDAATDSLRAVVSTANQRIHAAIAAEPARDGMGTTLTAALLAGDTLVLAQVGDSRCYLLREGRLRQLTRDDTFVQALVDQGTLTREQARHHPQRSLVTRAVQGADAPPTMGSVNVAAGDRLLLCSDGLSDYVTDDAIAAALSLHTDRHQCGEQLVKLAHQAGAPDNVTVVISDVVPS